AACATGATGGAGACAGTTTTATAGTCTCAAAATCCGGACATATACAACCTATGTTCCAGAGAGAAATTCCACATAGGAATTTTGTGTTCCGATTGGGACACCAAAAAGAAACTATACTAATTGCGATCAAATCCGATATTTCCTTACAATTTTCGGTTGTTTTCACAAACCAAAGGAACTTACAAAGAGAAGATTATTTTACCCAATGGGTATATGGTTTATTTTTTGGAAGTTTAGGAATCATCATTTTATACAATTTGGCGATCGCATTTTTCGTAAGGGACAAAAGTTATTTTTTTTACATTGGATACGTTTTCTTTTTTGGACTCGGTCAATTATCACTACTTGGATTTTGGGGTTACTTTTTTGTACCCAATTCTTATTATTGGAAACGAGTCGGTATCCCTGTATTTTTTAGCATATGCCTTTTTTTCTTCGTATTATTCACTGCCAATTTTTTAAAAATCAAAGCACGGTTACCTAGGACGTCAAGGTTGTATCAACTATTAGGTGCCTTCTCTTTATTTAATGTTTGTATCGCATTGTTTGGTGGAATCGCGGAAGCATCAATCGGAGTGAGTTGGTTATCAGTTAGTATTTGTGTTACTTTATTTGGTATGTTGGTGTGGGGTTTAAAAAAACGAATCAGGTCTTTTTATTATATTTCCATCGCATTTTTTTTATTACTCTTAACATGTATTATCTATGGTTTACTCAAGTTTGGAATTTTACCAAGTAATTCGTTTTTAGAAGAGATGTTGTTTCCCATTGCATCTTTAGCTGATATCACCTTATTTGCGTTTGCTTTGGCAGATCGAATTCAATTACTCCGCCAAGAAAAAGATTTGGCACTTGCCCAAGTCACAAGCCTTAGAAGGGAAAGGAAAATTTCTCGTGACATTCTCATGCAGTCCCTTCCTAAAACGAGTCCAGATGTCAAAGGATTACAAATCCAAATTTACATCCAACCGATGAAAGATGTTGGTGGGGATTTTTATGAATACTACTCACCTAATCCATATGAATTAGGGATTGTTTTATGTGATGTATCTGGTCATGGAATTCCTGCTTCTTTAATTTCAGCGATGGGTAAAGTTGCTTTTACAACACAAAAAGATTCAATTTCATCCCCCAAACAGGTGTTAGAAGGAATGAATCGTGTTTTATTCGGGAACTGTTCCCCTCAATATGTCACTGCTTCCTATTTGTATTTAAATAGTTCTACAAATGTTTGGAGGTTTGGACGTGCAGGTCACCCAAGTGCTTTTTTACAAAGAACAAGTGGAGAAATCATCAAAGTCCATCCCAAAGGGAAAATCATCGGTGTATTTCCTGAAATCCAAATTGATGAAATCACCTATCCCGTATTCCCAAAAGACCGTATTTTACTATTGAGTGATGGGGTTTTGGAATGTTTTGATCCCAAAGGAAATATGTTCGGTGATGCAGGCCTTATCGATTTTTTAAAAACCAACCGTGAACTTCCCAACCATTTGTTTAAGGGAAAACTCATCCAAGAGTTGGAGTCATTTTCAAATCGAGAAATAAAAGACTGGGAGGACGACCTAACCTTTATTTTTCTGGAATTGGTATGACAAAAAGTTACGAATTATTGGATTCCGGTGACCTATCCAAATTAGAAATTGTGGGTGGTTACAAACTGCAACGTTCCTCCCCCACTTCCGCTTATGGCAAAGAAACTCCTGAGATCTGGAAAGACTTACATGCTACTTATATCAAAAATGATTCTGGATCTGGGCATTGGAATTTTCAAAAAAAAGTTCCCGAAAGTTTCACCATTGAATTTTCAAATCTCACCTTTAAAATCAAACTTACCCCCTTTGGTCATATTGGACTTTTCCCAGAACAAGAGACAAA
The sequence above is a segment of the Leptospira levettii genome. Coding sequences within it:
- a CDS encoding SpoIIE family protein phosphatase; the protein is MDKEDIGERYIATKEFTYWIDTKSNTGVDKVLVEGKFKPVQDEFANFGFLKGTLWLRLDPEKFPDPTKFPLLLIQAHNIDLVELYHKHDGDSFIVSKSGHIQPMFQREIPHRNFVFRLGHQKETILIAIKSDISLQFSVVFTNQRNLQREDYFTQWVYGLFFGSLGIIILYNLAIAFFVRDKSYFFYIGYVFFFGLGQLSLLGFWGYFFVPNSYYWKRVGIPVFFSICLFFFVLFTANFLKIKARLPRTSRLYQLLGAFSLFNVCIALFGGIAEASIGVSWLSVSICVTLFGMLVWGLKKRIRSFYYISIAFFLLLLTCIIYGLLKFGILPSNSFLEEMLFPIASLADITLFAFALADRIQLLRQEKDLALAQVTSLRRERKISRDILMQSLPKTSPDVKGLQIQIYIQPMKDVGGDFYEYYSPNPYELGIVLCDVSGHGIPASLISAMGKVAFTTQKDSISSPKQVLEGMNRVLFGNCSPQYVTASYLYLNSSTNVWRFGRAGHPSAFLQRTSGEIIKVHPKGKIIGVFPEIQIDEITYPVFPKDRILLLSDGVLECFDPKGNMFGDAGLIDFLKTNRELPNHLFKGKLIQELESFSNREIKDWEDDLTFIFLELV